AGGCGGAGACTTGCAGTTGCAGCACGGCTAGGAACCCTCGGATGCTCGGAGCTACGAGCGTGAAATCTAATGGGAGAAGACAGAAGAGTTGTGATTTTGATATTTCTAATTGAGCCCGGCCCACTTGAAATTACATTGTCCGTTGTCTTTTggcaaaaattaaaataaataaataaataaacaaaccttttttttttttttgggttaactcTATTTTTTGCACTCTTAGTACTGAAGCAGAATCTATCTTTCGTCTGAATTATTAAGTAGTTTTATCATAAATATCGTATTTTTGTGAGTAGGTAGTTTTCAAATTCATCTAAATTCCATATTTCATCAAAATGCATtctcttatttttaaataaatcaaacaataaaataaaaataaatgcctaAATTTTAATCTCACgttaacaaattaaatgtaatatAAGAATGTGCTTTCAACTTAGGCATTAAATCAAAGTGGTGAaattgttttctaaatttttacaCAATTTTAAGTTGGTCCGTCTAAATTTGACTCTATGTTTAAGATTATCATAGCCAAATGACTTAGCTAATATATTTGGTCTTAAACTTATAATAAGATTAAAATTCAAGTGAGGTAAGGacataataaaattaatttgatttttttttaacaaaatctGACAATTTTGCCAAAAATTATAGGTAAGAAAAAAGTCCAAACACATAAAATGATCTCATATTAAGAAAAATTCTGTCGTATTATAGGCAAGACCAAAAACACAAAACAACCCAACTAACAAGCCCAATACATTTGGCAGTGATTATGTTGCATTGTGCGTGGGTAAATGAAATCCAAATTATAATGCCTTTCAcacctatatattatatatgaaaTTCAATTATAATCCTATCACAGCAATATAGAGTGTAGGGCGAAAATTAAATAGACCCATCTCGACCTACTGCATCTCTCATCTCGCAATAAGGGAACAACCCCAAAAGGGATGGAGCCTATCTATCTACCATTTCTCTCACaccaaagaaattaaaaaaaaaaaaaaaaaaaaaaggaactctGATCTCTTAATGTCTATGTATCTCGGAGATTCATGAACAGTGATAAGGGGAGCCCTCCACTACAGACTGGGGCTCTCCGTCCTGCAGGCAAGTGATGGGGGGTATGGTGAGGGTCTCCTGGGTGCCGTAGGCGTTCCAGCAGAAGGGGTCGTCGACGAGCTCCCCCTCCGCCGGGAGCAGCTCGACTTCGGACAGCGTGATGTTGGTGCAGGGTACGGCGTCGCTGCAAGCGAAGTGGATGGGAGGGCGGCGGACGTCGTAGGTGCCCTTGATGTTCTTGTAGGACACGTCGGTGACGTAGACGGCGGAGGTCTGGTTGAGGCAGCCCTTGGCCAAGCAGTAGTACTGGTCTATGATGATGCAGTTGGTGACGTTCTCCATCTGGATGTTCTCGAACGACACCGCCGACACCGACCCCGACCCCCCCTGCCATGTCTTGATCCTCACCCCGTTGTCCGAGTCCTTTATGTTTACGTTTCGAACCGATATGTTGGAGACGCAGGCCTGCGAGTTGTGCACCCCTAGGCTTCCAATGCTGCATAGCATCAAATATGTAGCGTGCACAAATTATTTTACATAACCTAGCtaggaaaaatatatatctatGAGAATTTCTCTCCTGGGGCTCATGACGTTCAATGTATAaaagtaattttaatttttacataTTAGTAACATTTacttttttaatcatataaacataaatttttatttttataaaaaaatatatagtaaaaaaattgGAACAAATTCTTGAATCTATGCAGATTATTTGAGTCTCAAGATTTCTAACTATCTCAAAATCCCTCTTAACATTTTGTCAACCAAACAACTAGTTAGTGGgtagatatatatttataaggagTAATTTTCAGATAGGAATGACATACTAATAAAGTCTGAAGTTAAAAGTTGACAACTAGTGGGGAGTAGTTCTCATTAACAGAAAacgaataaaaagaaaaagaaaaacacatGCCTGATCCCATGACTAGGCCCGCAGGTGACACCCTCGATATCCACATTAGAACAACCAGGTCCAATGGAAACGCAATCGTCACCTGCACATTAACAGAGTCGCAAATTTACAGTCAAATATATCAttaattaattttcaaattgGGTAAATTGGACACGAATTCATCATTCAATTACCGTTTCCTATAATGGAATTGTATATTCCTACAGACTTTGTGTTCTCAACGTGGATGCCATCGGTGTTGGGGCTGAGCTTTGGGGAGGAAATGACCAGCTTCTCTATCAGAACTCCTTCACACCCATCAAACTTCATATGGAACTGAGGACTGTTCTGAATCCGTAAGCCCCGAACCACCAGACTACTGCTCATGAAGAACCGAATCAACTGAAACAGAGAGGTACCCACGCTGTTAACTAATCACTAGATTTCTCATCATGAAGGATAAATTAAGGGGAAAAAAACAGAATACTGGTATTGTTGATGCAAGCATGAAGTGGGTTCTGGGCCATTTGTACTTACAGCAGGGCTGTCGCATGGTCCAGGCAATGTTGATCCGTGAGGACCCTGAAATGGAATTCAAGACCGTCAGTTAATTTCAGCTTTAGTTTCCATCGAGCAGAGGCAGAGGCACAGAAATTGTTCACGGTGAAACGTAAAGGTAAATTACCCTGTGAGGCTTGCAGGGGAGATCCCACCATTTCTGGCCATTCCCTTCAATGGTTCCACTTCCCGTGAATGTCATCTTCTCAAGCCGGTAGAACACAAGCCATTGCTTGTCGCTGTCGGCTTTCGGCCAGTTTTCAGGACCGTCCGGCGGCATTAGAACCCCGTCCACCTTCTCACACAAAGGATTACATTAACAATTCACATGGATTCTGTTCAATTAT
This genomic stretch from Malania oleifera isolate guangnan ecotype guangnan chromosome 3, ASM2987363v1, whole genome shotgun sequence harbors:
- the LOC131151698 gene encoding polygalacturonase At1g48100; translation: MEFVGGLLFIWVTAVLLFQNSSNVDGRYHRHKKQRTRGSNWGTPVPGPPVYSHDPPQAPASPSPSPSDPTGPGDSSSDPRIFDVTSCGAVGDGKSDDTAAFREAWKAACAVESGVLLAPSAHVFKITSTIFSGPCKPGLVFQVDGVLMPPDGPENWPKADSDKQWLVFYRLEKMTFTGSGTIEGNGQKWWDLPCKPHRGPHGSTLPGPCDSPALIRFFMSSSLVVRGLRIQNSPQFHMKFDGCEGVLIEKLVISSPKLSPNTDGIHVENTKSVGIYNSIIGNGDDCVSIGPGCSNVDIEGVTCGPSHGISIGSLGVHNSQACVSNISVRNVNIKDSDNGVRIKTWQGGSGSVSAVSFENIQMENVTNCIIIDQYYCLAKGCLNQTSAVYVTDVSYKNIKGTYDVRRPPIHFACSDAVPCTNITLSEVELLPAEGELVDDPFCWNAYGTQETLTIPPITCLQDGEPQSVVEGSPYHCS